One Microlunatus soli genomic window carries:
- a CDS encoding iron-siderophore ABC transporter substrate-binding protein: MNIREVRGGVRRTASLVASMLLVIMVVGCQSDGTAPADRGKLSGAASAVFPVTIKHQFGTTTIESEPKRVLTAGFNEQDFVLAFGIEPVGVRQFLGYDAPNRPWTPQAVRGKKLPTVGSQEIDFEKIAELKPDLIMAVSSYIDKAGYAKLSAIAPTVAQSGDVATGATSWQDQTKITGRALGRPDKAEQIVRRTEDRFAEAKKEHPEFAGKSASFALGVTTDGAYSVGADDYRTGWLTELGFTVPKKGGEVSMEKLDVFDTDVMVAEGVQKSVQKNRLFAQLAPVKEGRFVDLGAFDQDFAGALGFNSPLSIPYLLDIAVPRLAAAADDDPQTKPEPYRG; encoded by the coding sequence ATGAACATTCGGGAAGTCCGCGGCGGCGTCAGACGGACGGCGTCGTTGGTCGCATCGATGCTGCTGGTGATCATGGTCGTCGGCTGTCAGTCCGACGGTACGGCCCCGGCCGACCGGGGGAAGCTGTCGGGCGCGGCGAGCGCGGTGTTCCCGGTCACGATCAAGCACCAGTTCGGCACGACGACCATCGAGTCGGAGCCGAAGCGGGTGCTGACCGCCGGCTTCAACGAACAGGACTTCGTGCTGGCGTTCGGCATCGAGCCGGTCGGTGTCCGCCAGTTCCTCGGCTACGACGCGCCGAATCGGCCGTGGACACCGCAAGCGGTGCGGGGCAAGAAGCTCCCGACCGTCGGATCGCAGGAGATCGACTTCGAGAAGATCGCCGAGCTGAAGCCGGATCTGATCATGGCGGTGAGCTCGTACATCGACAAGGCCGGCTACGCCAAGCTGTCGGCGATTGCGCCGACGGTTGCGCAGTCCGGTGATGTCGCCACCGGTGCGACGAGCTGGCAGGACCAGACCAAGATCACCGGCAGAGCGCTCGGCCGGCCGGACAAGGCCGAGCAGATCGTCCGGCGGACCGAAGATCGCTTCGCCGAGGCCAAGAAGGAGCACCCGGAGTTTGCCGGCAAGTCGGCGTCGTTCGCCCTCGGGGTGACCACCGACGGTGCCTACAGCGTCGGAGCCGACGACTATCGGACCGGGTGGCTGACCGAGCTCGGCTTCACCGTGCCGAAGAAGGGTGGCGAGGTCAGCATGGAGAAGCTGGACGTCTTCGACACCGACGTGATGGTCGCCGAGGGCGTGCAGAAGTCGGTGCAGAAGAATCGGTTGTTCGCTCAGTTGGCACCGGTCAAGGAGGGCAGATTCGTCGATCTCGGTGCCTTCGACCAGGACTTCGCCGGCGCGCTCGGCTTCAACTCGCCGCTCAGCATCCCTTACCTGCTTGACATCGCGGTGCCGCGACTGGCCGCGGCCGCCGACGACGACCCACAGACCAAGCCCGAGCCGTACCGGGGTTGA
- a CDS encoding CPBP family intramembrane glutamic endopeptidase → MIADTQSEQDQLAVVPARVPWPAVVGFVVIAAALAWVACLPLWLGPGLTDPVRLQLCAMGMMFTPLLATVAALIIQRRNRHTTGPSIPRYLGIWPLKPARRVIWMIVVAFVGTFLLAVGTLVLAGVVGWADLDLSGAGLDSLRSASPSMGSLSNAALAAISLSAIVPNALFTAIFAFGEEVGWRGWLLTTLRPLGTWPALLITGAIWGLWHAPLILLGYNFARPDLGGLALMVGGCVAIGALFGWTRIRTGSVWPAVAAHGMLNAATPTLIMMTTPPGQAPDGAFVAALGFPGWILIAVIVAVLIITGQFRRQPELG, encoded by the coding sequence ATGATCGCCGATACGCAGTCCGAGCAAGATCAACTCGCTGTCGTGCCGGCCCGGGTGCCCTGGCCGGCCGTCGTCGGCTTCGTCGTGATCGCCGCAGCACTGGCCTGGGTGGCCTGCCTCCCACTCTGGCTCGGCCCCGGCCTGACTGATCCGGTACGGCTGCAGCTGTGCGCGATGGGGATGATGTTCACCCCACTGCTGGCCACCGTCGCAGCCTTGATCATCCAGCGCCGGAACCGGCACACGACCGGGCCGTCGATCCCCCGCTATCTGGGGATCTGGCCGCTGAAACCGGCACGCCGGGTGATCTGGATGATCGTGGTCGCCTTCGTCGGCACGTTCCTGCTCGCCGTCGGCACTCTCGTGCTCGCCGGCGTCGTCGGCTGGGCCGATCTCGATCTCAGTGGTGCCGGCCTGGACAGCCTGCGGTCCGCGTCACCGTCGATGGGCAGTCTGAGCAATGCTGCACTGGCGGCGATATCCCTGTCGGCGATCGTTCCGAATGCTCTGTTCACCGCGATCTTCGCCTTCGGCGAGGAGGTCGGCTGGCGGGGCTGGCTGCTGACCACCCTTCGCCCGTTGGGCACCTGGCCGGCCCTGCTGATCACCGGCGCGATCTGGGGCCTGTGGCACGCACCGCTGATCCTGCTCGGCTACAACTTCGCCCGTCCCGACCTCGGTGGTCTGGCGCTGATGGTCGGCGGCTGCGTCGCGATCGGCGCGCTCTTCGGCTGGACCAGGATCCGGACCGGCTCGGTGTGGCCCGCGGTCGCCGCCCACGGCATGCTCAATGCCGCCACCCCGACCTTGATCATGATGACGACACCGCCGGGGCAGGCGCCGGACGGCGCCTTCGTCGCCGCGCTCGGCTTCCCTGGCTGGATCCTGATCGCCGTCATCGTCGCGGTGTTGATCATCACCGGCCAGTTCCGCCGACAGCCGGAGCTCGGCTGA
- a CDS encoding amidase — protein MPDLEPAADGDAERPQDLGDLVHLEARQLSALIRDRRISCVEVMESYLEHIDRHNPRVNAIVSIRPRDELLAEAGERDRQLRDGDRRGWMHGFPHAVKDLAAARGIRHTAGSVIHRDRVADTDDLFVQRIRAAGAIIIGKTNTPEFGLGSQTYNPVFGTTATPYDTDRTAGGSSGGAAAAVALRMLPVADGSDYMGSLRNPAAFCNVYGLRPSIGRVPNRAGFVAQLSAIGPMARSVTDLALLLSTQAGPDPYTPLGPHTPLGLDSDPARSAGRLDRDFRGTKIAYVGDWDGYLAFEPGVLEVVETALGEFEALGARVDRVLPAFDPARLFQLFLRWRWWAQTGNAELYDDPATRDLLKPELRWEIEHGLRLTARDITEAVAERQAWYAAVVDLQRNYDYIIAPSAQVFPFDKTVHWPTMIDGRPMDTYHRWMETVAPWSLSGCPVAGVPAGFGDSGLPTGIQIVGRAGQDLAVLQLAHAYHRRTRWPQRRPPPGLAG, from the coding sequence ATGCCCGACCTCGAACCCGCCGCGGACGGCGACGCGGAACGCCCGCAGGACCTGGGCGACCTGGTCCACCTGGAGGCGCGTCAACTGTCGGCTCTGATCCGCGACCGGCGGATCAGCTGCGTCGAGGTGATGGAGAGCTACCTGGAGCACATCGATCGGCACAACCCGAGAGTGAACGCCATCGTCAGCATCCGTCCCCGGGACGAGCTGCTCGCCGAAGCCGGTGAGCGGGACCGTCAGCTCCGCGACGGTGACCGCCGCGGCTGGATGCACGGTTTTCCGCATGCAGTCAAGGATCTGGCTGCTGCGCGGGGCATCCGGCACACGGCAGGATCGGTGATCCACCGGGACCGGGTCGCCGACACCGACGACCTGTTCGTGCAGCGGATCAGGGCGGCCGGCGCGATCATCATCGGCAAGACCAACACCCCGGAGTTCGGGCTCGGCTCGCAGACCTACAACCCGGTGTTCGGCACGACCGCGACGCCGTACGACACCGACCGGACCGCCGGCGGCAGCAGCGGTGGCGCGGCGGCAGCCGTGGCCCTGCGGATGCTGCCGGTCGCCGACGGCAGCGATTACATGGGGTCACTGCGCAACCCGGCCGCCTTCTGCAACGTCTACGGCCTCCGTCCGAGCATCGGCCGGGTGCCGAATCGGGCAGGCTTCGTGGCTCAGTTGTCGGCGATCGGACCGATGGCCCGCAGCGTCACCGACCTCGCCCTGCTGTTGTCCACTCAGGCCGGTCCGGATCCGTACACGCCGCTCGGCCCGCACACCCCGCTCGGCCTGGATTCCGATCCCGCACGGTCGGCGGGCCGGCTCGACCGGGACTTCCGCGGCACCAAGATCGCCTACGTCGGCGACTGGGACGGCTACCTGGCCTTCGAACCCGGCGTGCTGGAGGTCGTCGAGACCGCGCTGGGCGAGTTCGAAGCGCTGGGCGCGCGCGTCGACCGGGTGCTCCCGGCTTTCGATCCGGCTCGGCTCTTCCAGCTCTTCCTGCGCTGGCGCTGGTGGGCCCAGACCGGCAACGCCGAGTTGTACGACGATCCGGCCACCCGCGACCTGCTCAAGCCCGAGCTGCGCTGGGAGATCGAGCACGGACTTCGGCTGACGGCGCGGGACATCACCGAGGCCGTCGCCGAGCGGCAGGCCTGGTACGCCGCCGTGGTCGACCTGCAGCGCAACTACGACTACATCATCGCCCCGAGCGCTCAGGTGTTCCCGTTCGACAAGACCGTGCACTGGCCGACGATGATCGACGGCCGCCCGATGGACACCTATCACCGCTGGATGGAGACCGTCGCGCCGTGGTCACTGTCGGGTTGCCCGGTCGCCGGCGTACCGGCCGGTTTCGGCGACAGCGGGCTGCCGACCGGAATCCAGATCGTCGGCCGGGCCGGACAGGACCTGGCCGTGCTGCAGCTTGCCCACGCCTACCATCGGCGGACCCGGTGGCCGCAGCGCAGACCGCCACCCGGGCTGGCCGGCTGA
- a CDS encoding GNAT family N-acetyltransferase, with translation MPLQTLHLQDEAIELDRASAADLPAIVALLADDKIAAGRGDSADPADLDHYRAAFTMIDNDPSELLIVARKGAEIVGTLQLSFLPGLSRRGALRLQIEAVRVGRSQRGSGLGSAMINWSLDEGRRRGATMAQLTSDSARPDAHRFYSKLGFSDSHVGFKIDLADRKVD, from the coding sequence ATGCCGTTGCAGACCCTGCACCTGCAGGACGAAGCGATCGAGCTGGACCGGGCGTCCGCGGCCGACCTCCCTGCGATCGTCGCGCTGCTGGCCGACGACAAGATCGCAGCGGGCCGCGGCGACTCCGCCGACCCCGCCGACCTTGATCACTATCGCGCGGCCTTCACCATGATCGACAACGATCCCAGCGAGTTGCTGATCGTCGCCCGCAAGGGTGCGGAGATCGTCGGCACCCTGCAACTGTCGTTCCTGCCGGGGCTCTCCCGCCGCGGCGCCCTGCGGCTGCAGATCGAGGCCGTTCGGGTCGGCCGCAGCCAGCGCGGCAGCGGACTCGGCAGCGCCATGATCAACTGGTCCCTGGACGAGGGCCGCCGGCGCGGCGCGACGATGGCGCAACTGACGTCCGATTCCGCCCGTCCCGACGCCCACCGCTTCTACAGCAAACTCGGTTTCAGCGATTCGCACGTCGGCTTCAAGATCGACCTGGCCGACCGGAAGGTCGACTGA